The Longimicrobium sp. genome includes the window TGGGCCACCGGCGGGTGGTCGGGACGGCGCGCCATCACCCGTGCCCGGAGACTCCATCTACGGGGGTAGCGTCGGTTTTATAGGCGGCCGCCCCGCCGATCTCGGATCCACCTGCCCGGGACGCACTTACGGCAGAGGCCGCGCGCCGTCGCCGGGGGTAAAGAGAAGGCTGCGCGCGCGTCCGGCGTACTGCGCCCGCACCACGTTCACCTGGTCCTGGTACAGGTTGAAGAGCATGGCGTTGCGCACCTGCCCGCCGCGCACCCCGCTGGCCGCGGCGCCGCGAAGGCACACCCACACCACCTCGCCCTGGTACCGCGTACCGCACCATTGGAATCGCACCGCGCGCCCGTTCCGCTCGCGCAGCACGAACGATGAGCCCACGTACACGCGTTCGCGCTCGTTGAGCGTGGCCCCCCGTGCCGTGGCGACCGCGCGCCCGTAGTCGTCGGCAAAGACGCGCATCTGCACCTGCACCGCCCCGTCCGCGCCGGCCTTCAGCTCCGTCAGCGTGGTGTGCAGCGGATGCGCGGCCGGCCGCGCCGCGCCCGCCACCAGCGCCGTCGCCCCCACCAGGAGCAGGCAGAGCCAGCGGCGAGTTACCACGGGCTGCGCTCCACCGCCCAGGCGCAGGCCACCACGGCCACCGCGGACGAAACCGCGATCACGCGAAGCCGCACCGGGGCCGGCGCGCGGGCGGGAAGCTTCACCAGCCCGATCAGGCGGTCGAGCGCGGCGAAGGCCGCGAACGCGCCGGCCAGTACGAGTACCTGGCCGATCTCCAGCCCCACGTTGAAGCCCACCAGCGGCACGGCAAGGTCATCCATGAACAGGCTGCGCAGGTAGTTGGCGAACCCGGCGCCGTGCACCAGGCCGAACACCCCCGCGAACACGGGCCGGGCGCGCATCCGCCAGCCGTCCTGCCGGTCGCGCTGCACCAGGTTCTCGATGGCCGTCGCCACGATGGTGACGGGGATCAGGAACTCGATCAGTGGCGTGGGCAGGGCGAGCAGCCCGGTGACGGCCAGGGCCAGCGTGATGGAGTGGCCCACGGTGAAGGCCGTCACCACCCACAGCGCCGGGCGCCAGTCCGCCGGGCGGTAGATGGCCGCCAGCACCAGCAGGAACAGCACGTGGTCCAGCCCGTTGGGGTCGGTGATGTGCCGGAACCCGAGCTGCGCAAACGCCAGGAAGTCGCTCATCTCAACGTCCCTTTCACCAGGGCAGGCGCAGGCGCCCGCCGCCCGGAATGGAATCGAGCACGGCACGTGCGGTGGCCGCGTGGCGCGGGTGGAAGCGCGGGTTCAGCTCCAGCGCCTGGCGCAGGTGCCGGCGCGCGGCCTCGTCATCGCCCGCGGCGCGCTCGATCATCCCCGCGTGAAAGAAGAGCAGGGGATCGCGCGTGCCCAGCCGCAGCGCCTGCTTGATCTGCGCCCGCGCCTCGGCGGGGCGGCCCGCGCGGAACAGCGCCCACGCCATCAGGTCGTGCCCGTACACGTCGCGCCGCTCGGCCAGCTCGGCCCGGGCGCGCTCCGTCACCATCGCCACGTCGCCGCCGTGGTCCAGCAGGAAGAGGCCCCACTCGCGGTGAATGCCGGCGGCCTGCCCCTGCACGGCCACCTTCATGGCCCCCGCGTACTCGTCGGCCCGCTCGCGGTCGCCCTGCAGCGCGTACGCCTCGCTGACGATTCCAAGGGTGGCCGGGTCCAGCACGGTCGCCGTCGCCTGCTCGCCCAGCTCCGCCGCCTTCGCGTATCGGCCGCGCGCCAGCTCCAGCCGCGCCATGGCGGAAAGCAGCCGGTAGTCGCCGGGGGCAATCACCAGCCCCGAGCGGAAGGCGCTCTCGGCCGCGTCCACGTCGCCCGCGCGAAGCTCCACGTCGCCCAGGCGCAGGTAGTACCAGGCCACCTGCTCGCCGGTGAAGTCGGTGCGGTACAGCGCCTGCCGCAGCGCGCCGGCGAAGATGACGCGCGCCTCGTCGGGGCGGCCGTGCAGCTCGGCCCAGCGGGCCAGGCGCGGCGCCACGGCCAGGTTGTCGGCGTGCTGGCGGATGGTGCCGAAGGTGACCTCGGCCGCCGCGTAGTCGCCCACCTCCATCTGCAGCTCGCCCAGGAGCGCGCGGTGGGCCGGGTCTTCGGGCCAGATGCGCACCAGCTCGCGGGCGATCGTCATCGCCTCGCCGAAGCGGTGCTGCGCCAGCAGGCTGGCGGCCAGCTGCCGGAAGGCCTTGGGGTTGGAGCGGCTGCGCAGCTTCAGCGAGGCGCGGGCGAGCTCCTCGGCCCGCAGGACGTCGCCGAACTCGCCCGTTTCGCGCGAGCGCTGCAGGTACAGCCCGGCCAGGTTGGCCTGGTCCGACGCGCTCCGCGGGTCGGCTTCCAGGCGCAGGTTGTAGAACGCGATCGCCTTCTCGGTCTCCCCCGCCTGCGCTTCGGCCGACGGGTACAGCCCGGCCAGCGACTCGGCCGCCATCACGTCGCGCGGCGCGGCCTTGCCGCCCAGGGCGGCGCCGGCGGCGGCAAATGCGCCGAGCGCCAGGATGGCGGCGGCGAGGGGCGAGGGACCGAGCTTCATGGGCATCGTGCGCATCCTTCTCTTCAGCGAAAAATCCGGCTCTTCAGAACCCATCCAGCGTTGCCGGCGAGCGCCGGCCGGCGCGGGCCCCGTCGAGACGGGACCCGCGCCGTTCGTTCATCCGATCAGTTGGCCGCCGCGACGTACGGGAAGACGTCGGGGTCCGTCTGGTTGTCGGGTACGTTGTCGGTGCTCAGGCCCGGGCTGACGTTGCTGTTGTTGCCCAGCGCCGTGCCGAAGATCACCGAAAGGCCCTTGTCGACCGCGTCGTCGTTGTCGAGCTTGCGGCCGCCGTAGCCCGTTCCGGGCGACAGCGCATAGGTCAGCCAGCCCACCAGCGCCGAGGCGTCGGCGTTGGCCGCCGTCACGCCGGCCGCGCGGTTGGGGAACACCGTCAGCATGTCGGGCGTCAGCGCCGTGGCCACCGCGTTCGCGTAGGCCGCGTCGCGCCCGGCCACGCCGGTGACGAACCGCTGGAGGTCGTCGCGGAAGTTGGCCACGTCCGTGTTGGGATTGGTGGTGTTGAAGAAGTCGTGCTCACGCTTCTCGACGAACACCTCGCTCACCAGGGGGTTGCCCAGGCGCTCGATCTGGTCGAACACCAGGTTGGCGGTGCCGATGCGGACCGTGTCGCGCACCGTTACGGTGACGGTGACCGTGTCCTTCTTCTGCACCTCTACGATCGTGCGTGTCGCGTCCTCGCTGCAGGCGCCGGCGCTCAGGGCCGCCGCCAGGGCGAACGCCAGGGCGCCCGCCGTTTTCATCTTCCACATCGTAAAACTCCTCGCGTGTTGGTGATCTCGTCAGCCGGCCGCGTGCGTGGCCGGCGGCATTTCCGTCAGCGGCCGATGGTGGCCCAGATACCCAGCTTGGCGTCGTTCCCCGCCGCCACGCCCAGCATCGACTCTGGCATCTCTACCACGATCGACAGGGTGTTGGCGCCCAGCAGCGCGTCCTTGGGCGTGCAGGTGGTGTCGAACGGCGCGGCGGCGCCGCAGAAGGCCGACGGCATCTTGTTGTCCGTCGCCACTTCGGTCAGGAAGGTGGCGGGGCGGCGGTCCGGCAGGATCTGCAGGAACTGCTCGAGGTCGATGTAGAAGGGATCGTTGCGCGGCCCCGTGAACACCGTCATGCCGTTGGGCGTGGTGAACGTGGTGTTGAAGGCGTTGCCCGCCGACAGCGGACCGCCCAACAGGCGGTTTCTCATCCCCAGGCTCGTGCCCGCCGGAGCCGCGGGCCCCAGCACGTTCACGCGGTGGGTTCCGTCGCTCATCTCGTCGAACAGGAACTGCAGCACCAGGTCTTCGGTGGCGTCGTTGTTGTTGTCGATCTTGAACTGGTACAGCGCGTTGGGATCGAAGCGGGTGATGCTGCGGCCCAGCGCGTTGATGGGCGAGGCCACGTCCATCACCAGCACGATCCGGCCGTCGGTGCTGCCGGGGAACACGTACACGTCGTTGATGTCGAGCTGCGGGCTCAGTTCCACCTCGGCGGTGTCGACGTGGTCGGAGCTGGTGCCTTCGCGGGCCATCAGGGCCACGCCCGCCAGAGCGGCGGCGGTCAGTACGGCGGCCGCACCCAGTCGGCCCCGCGTTTTCGCCAGTGTCATCGTTTCCTCCCTACAAGTGGATGGAGCACTGCGCCGTGTGGCGCCTCTCCGGTGGTGCCCCCCGCGGCACCCGCCGCGGGGGTTGGATTCCGTCCCGTCAGTCGCCGCGAACGGCGCCGGCCTTGGTTTCCGTCTGGTAGGGCTGGAACTCGCATCCCGCCCGAACCGGCACGTACAGCACCTCGGGGGTGCCGGTGGCTCCGGTCTCGGCGAACACGCTCACGCCCTGGAACTCGCCCACTCGCGACACCTCGTTGACGCCGAGCACGCGGGGCAGGCCGTACTTCACGTAGCGGCGGCCCATCACCATCACCGGCTCGTTGTTGATGAACCACGAGGCCCCGGCGGCGTAGCCCGTCATGGACGGCGAGAACCGCTGGCCGTTCATGGTGGTGTCGCCCGTCTGCGTGTTGTACTGCACCGTCATGTTGCGCAGCATGCCGTTCTCCACCACGCACACCTGGACGTCGCGCATGGGGTTCATGGGCGGCGGCGGCGGCGGGGGCGGCGCCGGCTCCACCATCGGCGGCGGCGGCGGCAGGATCACCGGCGGCGGCGGCGGAAGCAGGTTGCCGAACATGGCCTTCAGCCCCAGCACCAGGCGCCCGGTAACGGCCGTGCGGTCGTCGGCGATGCGCACGCGCGAGCCGGTGGGGGCGATGGCGCGCGGCACCCAGGCGTCGCCCACGTGCACGGGCGAATCGTAGACGTGCACGCCCGCCTCGGTGAACAGCGACACGGGGCCCAGGGGAATCAGGTCGAAGCCGATTCCGCCGTTGCCCTGCCCCACCGTGGCGTACTTGGGCCGCAGCGGAAGGCACGCGGCCAGCTCCAGCGACGACTGCAGGCACGCCGTGCGGTCTTCGCCCGTCACGTCGACGGTAAGCCCGCCGCCGCCCACGAAGGCGTACATTCCCGACAGAACCCGCGAGCCGCTCATCACGAACGGGCGAAGCGTCAGGTTCAGGTCGTACACGTAGGTGTTGAGCACGAAATTGCTGCTCTCGCCAGCGCCCTCGAACGCACCGTCCGCGTGGGGCGGCTGCATGGGCAGGTAGGCGCCATGCGCCCGCAGCCCCAGCCGCGGCGTGAACCAGAAGTTGGCGATGGCCCCGAAGGCGCCGCCGAACCCGGGACCGAAGCTTTCCTCGTCGTCGTTCTCGGTCGGCGAGGTGGTGGTGTTCAGCGTCACCGTCCGGCTGTCGAACCACGCGCTGGTCAGCGACCCGCCCGCGTACACCCCGAGATCGAAGCGGCTGACCTGCCGCCCCATCATCATCTCGTCCTGCGCCTGGGCCGCCGTACTGGTCATCGCGCAGCACGCGACGCCCAGGGCAAGCCGTGGTAGCAATCGTCTCATCTAGACCCTTTTCCTCCCCGTCCGAGTGGATTGAAAACCTTTCCGCCGGGGCGGAGAGGTGGTGGTGCGCCTGCCCAGCCCCCCGTGAGGGCGGCTGCCTTCCCGATGCCTCCCCCATCCGACTCGCCAGGAGGGCACGCCAAACCGGTGGCGGAACCCCCATGCATTTACCGGACCAAGATTATACAAACATTCTACAGCGATGGGCGCACGATTTCGACGGTCCAGGCGCGGGTGCCGAAACCGTGCGATCAACCGCTTCTCGTCTTCGCGGGGCCGGCCTTCTCGCCCCCCTCACAAAGGCATACGACCGGGTCTCGCGAAACGGATCTCCGGCCCGTTCCATCCTGGCTCGCGGCGAGGCGGGAAAGCACGTATGATCCGCGGATGGATGCCGTGATCTTCGACATGGACGGGGTGATCTCCGACACGCAGCGCCTTCACTCGGAGGTGGAATCCGAGCTGCTGCGCGGGTGGGGGATCGCGATCGGCCCCGGCGACCTGACGCGCCGGTACGCCGGCATGGCCGACCGCGATTTTCTTCCCGCGGTGCTGGGCCGGCCGGTGGACGCCGGCGAGTTCGCCCGGTGGACGCGGGACAAGTGGGGGACGATGGCGGAGCGCGCCCCCGGGCGGATCGTGCCGATGGACGGGGCGCTCGAGCTGATCGCGCTGCTCGGCGCGCGCGGCGTGCCCATCGCGGTCGCCTCCAGCTCGCCGATGTCGTTCATCGACCAGGTGCTCTCCGAGCTGGGCGTGGGCGATGCGTTCGCCGCGCGGGCGACGGGCGAGGAGGTGCCGCGCGGAAAGCCGGCGCCGGACGTGTTCCTGCTCGCGGCCCGGCGGCTGGGCGTGGCGCCGGAACGCTGCACGGTCATCGAGGACGCCGTGGCGGGGATGACGGCGGCGCGCGCTGCGGGAATGCGCTGCGTGGCCCTGGTGGACGACCCCACCCGCCCCCTTCCCGCCGACGTCGCGGTGCGCTCCCTGCGCGAGGCGGTCGCCGAGCCCGAACGGGTACTGGGCCTGGGCTGACTCCGCGGCCACCGCCCGTCCCGAGCGGATGAGCGGCGCTCACGTTTCTCAGCATTTGCGCGGGTTTTCGCGCCGCTTAGATTGTCCCGCGCAACCCACGTGACGGACGGAAATCCACCTTGGACGCGGGACCGGAATGCGCGGCGTCAGCGAGCTGTTCGACCTGACGGGGCGCGTGGCGCTGGTCACCGGCGGCGGGCGCGGGCTGGGCGAGCAGATCGCACGCGGGCTGGCGCAGGCGGGCGCCGCGGTGGCGGTGGGCTCGCGCAAGCGCGAGGCGTGCGCGGAGGTGGCCGGCGAGCTGGCGGGGGAGTACGGCGCGCGGACGCTGGCACTGCGATTGGACGTGGCGTCCGAGGACGAGGTGCGGGCCGCGTTCGACCAGGCGGAGGCGGAGCTAGGCCCCGTGGACCTGCTGGTGAACAACGCCGGCACCACGTGGGGCGCGCCCGCCGCGGAGATGACGGTGGACGCCTGGCGCAAGGTGATGGAGGTGAACGCCACGGGCACCTTCCTCTGCTCGCGCGAGCTGGGGCGCCGGCTGATCGCCCGGGGCGCGCCGGGCGCCATCCTGAACGTGGCGTCCATCGCGGGGATGAAGGGAAGCCCGCCGGAAATCATGGACGCGGCGGGATACAGCGCGTCGAAGGGCGCGGTGATCGCGCTGACGCGCGACCTGGCGGTGAAGTGGGCGCGCCACGGCATTCGGGTGAACGCGGTGGCACCGGGCTTCTTTCCCACGAAGATGACGGAGCACGTGCTGGCCCACGCCGAAAAGGCCCTGTCGCGCCTGGTGCCGCTGGGCCGCGTGGGCGGTGATGACGAGCTGCTGGGCGCGGCGCTCTTCCTGCTCTCTCCCGCGGCGAGCTACGTCACGGGCCAGGTCCTGGCCGTAGACGGCGGCATGTCGGCGATGTAGGACGGGGGAGGCCCTGCACGGAGAGGTGTCATCCAGAGGCCCGAGCGCACCGAACTGGCCCGCAGCAGATGCGATGCAGGGCCGTGGGATCTCGCCGCGGATGCCTCGCAGCCCAGGCGCGGCAGCGACACGAGAACCAGAGACGCGGCTCCTGCAGGGGCGTCGCCCCGGGCCTCGATGGACCAGACCCTCGGCGCCTGGGCGAATGAATTCGCTGCAACGACCACACGAAGTCTGCCTTCGCAGACTGGCTTGCGGTGGCGCGAGTTGGGCCGTGTGGCGCGCTCAGGACATGGGGCAGTTCTCCCCCTCTCCCGCTTGCGCCCCGCTTGCGGGAGAGGGCGCCGGGGGGAGAGGGCAGCCGGCGAGTGCGCCGGAGCAATCGAGGTGCACCCAGGCCGGCCAGCGTCGCCAGCCCGAGCATCGGCAGCAGGGGACGCGCACGAAACTGGCTCCCTTCCCCCGCGCTGTTTGCGGGGGAAGGGTTGGGGATGGGGGGCGCCCGCGGCATGCGACGGGTCCTGTCGATTCCGGGACCGAAGTTCTCCCCTCTCCGCACAGCAGTACCGTGCGGGGAGGGGCCGGGGGAGGGGCCCCGCGGGGGACGCGTCTCAGAGATTGGTGCTCGCTGCCGCGCCCAAGCTGAGAAGTGGCGCAGGCTAGATCCTTCGGCGCGCGTGGTATGAGGTGCAGGCCGGCTCGGTGCGCCTGCGCCTCAGGATGACAGGGGTTTTGCGCCCGGGGAAGCCGGGGCGCATACGAATTCTCCCCCTCCCCTGCGCAGCGGGGACAGGGGGTCGGGGGGAGGGGGCTGCCGCGGCGTGCGAGGAAGCCTGTCGCATCGGGACCGAAGTTCTCCCCTCTCCCGGCGGCAGTTTGCCGGGGGAGGGGCCGGGGGAGGGGCCGGCCGCGGCATGCGACCGAGCCCATCGAACCCCGATCGAAGTTGGGGCGGTACCCAAACGAACAAACCAGGAGCCGGTGAGATGGCGACCATGCTGGACGAACCGACGCAGACCGCTTCCGCCGTGCGGATGGACATCGCCGACGGCTTGGCCGTGATCCGCCTGAACGATCCCAGCCGCCCCGTCAACGTCATCTCCGCCGGCCTGCTGGCCGAGATGACCGCGATCCTGGAGCGGCTGGAAGACGGCGAGGCCGGCGTGCGCGCCGCCGTCATCATCTCCGAAAAGAAGGGCACCTGGATCGCGGGCGCCGACATCGAGGAGTTCAAGCACTTCATCACCCCCGCCGACGCCGAGGCCGCCAGCCGCGCCGGGCAGGAGATGCTCAACCGCCTGGAGCGCCTGGACATCCCCGTCGTCGCGGCCATCGACGGCGCGGCGCTGGGCGGCGGGCTGGAAACGGCGCTGGCCTGCTCGTACCGCATCGCCACCGACAGCCCCAAGACCAAGCTGGGCCTTCCCGAGGTGCAGCTGGGCATCATCCCCGGCGCGGGGGGCACGCAGCGCCTTCCCCGCCTGATCGGCCTGCGCGCCGCGCTGGACCTGATGCTCACGGGCAAGCAGCTCGACGGCCGCCGGGCGATGAAGACGGGCATCGTAGACGAGGTGGTCCCCGCGCCGGTGCTGCTGAGCGTGGCGAGCCGCGTGGCGCTCGAGCTCGCGGACCGCACGCGCCAGGCGAAGGCGGGCCGGGCGACGGGCTCGCCCGAGCGGCTGGAGAACCTGCTCCCCATGCGCCGGCTGATCTTCAGCAAGGCGAGGCAGGGGGTGATGGACAAGACCAAGGGGCTCTATCCCGCGCCGCTGCGCCTCCTCCGCGTCGTGGAGCGGGGGATCGACAAGCCGATCGAGCAGGGCTTCGCGCTCGAGGCGCAGGCGTTCGGCGAGCTGGCGGTGACCCCCGAGGCCCGCTCGCTGGTCCACGTTTTCTTCACCAGCACCGCGGCCAAGAACGATCCAGGGTTGCAGAGCCAGGCCAAGCCGAAGCACGTGGACCAGATCGCCGTCGTGGGCGCGGGGTTCATGGGCGCGGGCATCGCCGCGGCTTCGGCCGAGTCGGGAATCCGCGTGCGGCTGAAGGACGTGAAGCTCGAGGCCGCCGCCAAGGGGCTCAAGACCGCGCGCCAGAGCCTGAAGAAGCGGGCCGAGCGCAAGCGAATGAAGAAGTACGAGGTCACCAAGCTGCTGGACCGCGTACAGCCGACGACGGAGTACACGGGGTTCGCCGCGTCGGACCTGATCGTCGAGGCCGTGTTCGAAGACCTGGAGCTGAAGCACCGGGTGATCCGCGAGATCGAGGCGGCCACGCGCGGGGGCATCGTCCTGGGCTCCAACACCTCCACCATCCCCATCGCCCGCCTGGCCGAGGCGGCGTCGCGGCCTGACCACGTGATCGGCCTTCACTTCTTTTCCCCGGTGGAAAAGATGCCGCTGGTGGAGATCATCACCCACGCCGGCACCGCCGACTGGGTGACGGCCACGGCGCACGCGTACGCCAAGAAGATCGGCAAGACGCCCATCGTGGTGAACGACGCCCCCGGCTTCTACGTCAACCGCATCCTGTCGCCCTACATGGCCGAGACCGCGCTGCTGCTGCAGGAGGGCGTGCGGATGGAAGAGCTGGACGAGGCGATGACGGAGTGGGGCTTTCCCGTGGGACCGGTGACGCTGTACGACGAGGTGGGGCTGGACGTGGCGCAAAAGGCGGGAAAGATCATGGCCGCGGCCTTCGCCACCCGCATGACGCCCAGCGACCTGATCGACCGCATGGTGGCCGGCGGGCGGCTCGGGCGAAAGAATGCAAAGGGCTTCTACCGCTACGACGGGGACGGCAAGAAGGGCGGCCCCGACGAGAGCGCGTACGCCGTGTTCGGCACCCCGCCCAAGAAGACGATGCCGGCCGAGGAGATCCAGGAGCGGCTGGGGCTGGCGATGGTGAACGAGGCCGTGCGGACGCTGGAAGAGGGGGTGCTGCGCAGCGCCCGCGACGGCGACGTGGGGGCGGTCTTCGGCATCGGCTTCCCGCCGTTCCGCGGCGGGCCGTTCTGGTTCGTCGACACCACGGGCGCGGCCGAGGTGCTGCGCCGCCTGCGTGCGCTGGAGCAGCGCTTCGGCGGGCGGTTCGCGCCGGCGCGGATGCTGGAGGAGATGGCGGCGGACGGGCGGCGCTTCTTTCCCGAGGGCGCCTGAGCGCGGCAGCCCTGGCCCCGGCGCGCGAGGTGGCGCCGGGGGTCCACCGCCTTTCCGTTCCCCTGCCCTTCCCCCCGAGCGAGGTGGCGGCATGGGTGATCGAGGGCGACGATGGGCACGTGCTGGTGGAC containing:
- a CDS encoding DUF6702 family protein, which codes for MVTRRWLCLLLVGATALVAGAARPAAHPLHTTLTELKAGADGAVQVQMRVFADDYGRAVATARGATLNERERVYVGSSFVLRERNGRAVRFQWCGTRYQGEVVWVCLRGAAASGVRGGQVRNAMLFNLYQDQVNVVRAQYAGRARSLLFTPGDGARPLP
- a CDS encoding HupE/UreJ family protein, with protein sequence MSDFLAFAQLGFRHITDPNGLDHVLFLLVLAAIYRPADWRPALWVVTAFTVGHSITLALAVTGLLALPTPLIEFLIPVTIVATAIENLVQRDRQDGWRMRARPVFAGVFGLVHGAGFANYLRSLFMDDLAVPLVGFNVGLEIGQVLVLAGAFAAFAALDRLIGLVKLPARAPAPVRLRVIAVSSAVAVVACAWAVERSPW
- a CDS encoding tetratricopeptide repeat protein, which encodes MPMKLGPSPLAAAILALGAFAAAGAALGGKAAPRDVMAAESLAGLYPSAEAQAGETEKAIAFYNLRLEADPRSASDQANLAGLYLQRSRETGEFGDVLRAEELARASLKLRSRSNPKAFRQLAASLLAQHRFGEAMTIARELVRIWPEDPAHRALLGELQMEVGDYAAAEVTFGTIRQHADNLAVAPRLARWAELHGRPDEARVIFAGALRQALYRTDFTGEQVAWYYLRLGDVELRAGDVDAAESAFRSGLVIAPGDYRLLSAMARLELARGRYAKAAELGEQATATVLDPATLGIVSEAYALQGDRERADEYAGAMKVAVQGQAAGIHREWGLFLLDHGGDVAMVTERARAELAERRDVYGHDLMAWALFRAGRPAEARAQIKQALRLGTRDPLLFFHAGMIERAAGDDEAARRHLRQALELNPRFHPRHAATARAVLDSIPGGGRLRLPW
- a CDS encoding DUF4331 family protein, producing MWKMKTAGALAFALAAALSAGACSEDATRTIVEVQKKDTVTVTVTVRDTVRIGTANLVFDQIERLGNPLVSEVFVEKREHDFFNTTNPNTDVANFRDDLQRFVTGVAGRDAAYANAVATALTPDMLTVFPNRAAGVTAANADASALVGWLTYALSPGTGYGGRKLDNDDAVDKGLSVIFGTALGNNSNVSPGLSTDNVPDNQTDPDVFPYVAAAN
- a CDS encoding DUF4331 family protein, whose protein sequence is MTLAKTRGRLGAAAVLTAAALAGVALMAREGTSSDHVDTAEVELSPQLDINDVYVFPGSTDGRIVLVMDVASPINALGRSITRFDPNALYQFKIDNNNDATEDLVLQFLFDEMSDGTHRVNVLGPAAPAGTSLGMRNRLLGGPLSAGNAFNTTFTTPNGMTVFTGPRNDPFYIDLEQFLQILPDRRPATFLTEVATDNKMPSAFCGAAAPFDTTCTPKDALLGANTLSIVVEMPESMLGVAAGNDAKLGIWATIGR
- a CDS encoding HAD family phosphatase, with product MDAVIFDMDGVISDTQRLHSEVESELLRGWGIAIGPGDLTRRYAGMADRDFLPAVLGRPVDAGEFARWTRDKWGTMAERAPGRIVPMDGALELIALLGARGVPIAVASSSPMSFIDQVLSELGVGDAFAARATGEEVPRGKPAPDVFLLAARRLGVAPERCTVIEDAVAGMTAARAAGMRCVALVDDPTRPLPADVAVRSLREAVAEPERVLGLG
- a CDS encoding glucose 1-dehydrogenase, which gives rise to MRGVSELFDLTGRVALVTGGGRGLGEQIARGLAQAGAAVAVGSRKREACAEVAGELAGEYGARTLALRLDVASEDEVRAAFDQAEAELGPVDLLVNNAGTTWGAPAAEMTVDAWRKVMEVNATGTFLCSRELGRRLIARGAPGAILNVASIAGMKGSPPEIMDAAGYSASKGAVIALTRDLAVKWARHGIRVNAVAPGFFPTKMTEHVLAHAEKALSRLVPLGRVGGDDELLGAALFLLSPAASYVTGQVLAVDGGMSAM
- a CDS encoding 3-hydroxyacyl-CoA dehydrogenase NAD-binding domain-containing protein is translated as MATMLDEPTQTASAVRMDIADGLAVIRLNDPSRPVNVISAGLLAEMTAILERLEDGEAGVRAAVIISEKKGTWIAGADIEEFKHFITPADAEAASRAGQEMLNRLERLDIPVVAAIDGAALGGGLETALACSYRIATDSPKTKLGLPEVQLGIIPGAGGTQRLPRLIGLRAALDLMLTGKQLDGRRAMKTGIVDEVVPAPVLLSVASRVALELADRTRQAKAGRATGSPERLENLLPMRRLIFSKARQGVMDKTKGLYPAPLRLLRVVERGIDKPIEQGFALEAQAFGELAVTPEARSLVHVFFTSTAAKNDPGLQSQAKPKHVDQIAVVGAGFMGAGIAAASAESGIRVRLKDVKLEAAAKGLKTARQSLKKRAERKRMKKYEVTKLLDRVQPTTEYTGFAASDLIVEAVFEDLELKHRVIREIEAATRGGIVLGSNTSTIPIARLAEAASRPDHVIGLHFFSPVEKMPLVEIITHAGTADWVTATAHAYAKKIGKTPIVVNDAPGFYVNRILSPYMAETALLLQEGVRMEELDEAMTEWGFPVGPVTLYDEVGLDVAQKAGKIMAAAFATRMTPSDLIDRMVAGGRLGRKNAKGFYRYDGDGKKGGPDESAYAVFGTPPKKTMPAEEIQERLGLAMVNEAVRTLEEGVLRSARDGDVGAVFGIGFPPFRGGPFWFVDTTGAAEVLRRLRALEQRFGGRFAPARMLEEMAADGRRFFPEGA